The following proteins are co-located in the Rattus norvegicus strain BN/NHsdMcwi chromosome 19, GRCr8, whole genome shotgun sequence genome:
- the LOC134483611 gene encoding uncharacterized protein LOC134483611, producing the protein MFSRLRKRFQRGNVDSGETRVKESGLSSLSNDGQRQHFWGMWNAGRETSSPGTELSKNQAMKEKERLIKELQLITEERNDLRDRLRFLTERSMKNRPHFRPNPYYEDLERMEEAVMSILHNLEMENTEVHENNHKLKKEITFSRNLLSQLLMENTCRKKLVPPKQGSKGVHLDCALNQKYLVDFNKKDKDHQRQEPALSGLRKCKRTGIGHTAVRELPEE; encoded by the exons atgttttcccgtcttcgcaagcgttttcaGAGGGGGAatgtcgattctggagagactagagtgaaggagtctggcctttcgtctctaagtaatgatggacaaagacagcacttctggggaatgtgga acgctgggagagaaacatcatcccctggcactgaactaagcaagaatcaggccatgaaggaaaaggagaggctgattaaagagctgcagctcattaccgaggagagaaatgacctgagagatcgcctgaggtttctgacagagagatccatgaagaacag gccacacttcaggccaaatccatattatgaagacctggagagaatggaggaggcggtcatgtcaattctgcacaacttagagatggagaacactgaggtccatgagaacaaccataagctgaagaaggagattaccttctctag aaacctgctcagccagctcctgatggagaacacatgtaggaagaagttggtcccaccgAAGCAGGGGAGCAAGggggtacatcttgattgtgcactgaaccagaaatatttggttgacttcaacaaaaaagataaagaccatcaacggcaagaaccagcattatcag gtctcagaaagtgcaagagaactggaattggacacacagcagtaagagagcttcctgaagaataa